The Amblyomma americanum isolate KBUSLIRL-KWMA chromosome 2, ASM5285725v1, whole genome shotgun sequence genome contains the following window.
TCGAGTGAAGTCAGGGTAGCAAGTTTTGCTGTCACAGTCTCTACAGTGGATGCCGAGATGCCATTTTACAGTGTTATGCacattgttgttgtgctccttcatgcgttcattgaggcatctccccgCCTGACCCACATAAAGCTTTCCACATGACAAGGGAATAGCAtaaactacaccttcttcacAGGAGACGAAGTGATTTTCATGACTGATGTCGCACTCTCTAGGAACGATATCGCTAttaaccattttgcacatctCCCCAAGCTTATCCGGAGCCGAAAAAATAACTTTGACACGTGCTCTAATTGCTATCTTTCTTAGCCTGTGGGAAaaatgatgaatgtaaggcacaacagtggtttttttctttttcctttcgcgtCAACGAGTCTACCCGTTACCCTTTTCTGTTTTTGCTCAAATTACTGAGAATAGATTCAGACACTGACACTAGCAGCTGCTTGGGTTACCCAGCCGTTATGAGCCGATCAGTTTGGTGAAAGAAGCTATCTTGCATGGAATTCATGCAAGATTTGTTAAGCGCATTGTGAAAGCATGATTTCGCcactgcactctaaacagaaaggagtaaaacgGGAATAAGTTCCTTTTACAAAGAGGTGTGTGCTATAAAGGACAACTTAGTttctttttactcccgtatatGCATACTTGTGCGCAGAGTTTGCGCCACGTGCTCCGTATGCGAAGTCGATAGCTCTTTTAATAGCCGCCGACTGGAGACCACGCTTGTGGAGATGGAAGTCAAAATCCTGTTCTTTCAGCTCCTTAAGCGTGGCCTTAAGCTGGCGGCTGATTATAGAGCTATCGACTTCATTTACGGAGCACAGGGTACAGATAATTTTCTTCCGCAATTTAGGTATTTTCAATAAGCGCAGTTGACTAAGTGACAGTGCATGTACTACTGCGGTTCTGCCCACCGGCGGATGCGTGACGGGCTGCTTTCTTTGCTTGTCGCTCTTTGTGCCTGGTCTGCAGACCTCGCGGAGGTGGCGCAGTCGTATGTGGAGCAGTGCGCGCCCCGGACGGAGGCTCCGCAGGCGCGCGATTTCATCGAGCAGGGCCAGAACCTGTGCGTCGAGACGCTGCCAACCTCAGCAAACGAGACGGGCATCGAGGGCTGCATCGCCAACTGGTTCCAGGAGTACACCGATTGCCCGGAAGGAATTATCCAGTCCTTCAGGAACGTCACCGGCCTGGAGGAAGCTTCGTGCGAACATTTTACCCAGGTACGACTTGATCGCTGGCTCAAAGGAACCCCCGTAAGGGTGAATCATGGAAGGTCTGTATTAAGCCCGCCATACTATTCTGTGCGGAGATAAGGCGGTAGCAGCTGGCACACGACAGAGTAATTTGGAGAGGGCTTTTGtccggcagtgggtgtagtcaggctgatgatgatgatgatttctcTCTGCGGTCAAAACCCAAGCTGTCTCCTTCCATCTAGCTACCATTGACGTCAGGAAGGCAAACTAAGTAACAGATTATTgtatttgataaaaaaaaatctcagaaCGACTACGAGCGTGTAACGCGAATGTTAGAGCGTTAATCGTGGTGAGACAGCAAAAAAAGAAGCTGAGCGCAGTGCCAGGGGGCGCTTGTACGCACCCTTCTTCGGCAGTAGGTTTCGAAGCAACCACTTCCCGCAGCCGAGGCGAACGCCGAGatcactacagtcggatacaactcaagaacaaagctgtTTTTCTCTGTCAAAacccccccttccagccaatggcgtcggccgattctcatcaaCCTGTTAGTGTGGCAATGCAGAGGGATGGAGGAGACTATCCCCGACTGGAGGGACGCGATTATTctttttcatctgccactccctgcattgtcgtaCTAGTAATGTcaagagaatcggccgacgccgttggctggaagggggttctCTGACCGAGAAAAACCGCTTTATTTTtagttgtaaaagaaaaaaagagttcagcttaagttaaggacaacgcagcgagccatggaaagaaaaatgataggtgtaacgttaagagatcggaagcgggcagagtgggtgagggaacaaacacgggttaatgacatcctagtcgaaatcaagagaaagaaatgggcttgggcagggcatgtaatgcgaagacaagataaccgctggcctttaagggtaacagagtgggttccaagagaaagtaagcgtagcagggggcggcagaaggttagatgggcggatgagattaagaagtttgcaggcaaaggctggatgcagctggcgaaggatagggttaattggagagacatgggagaggcctttgccctgcagtgggtgtagtaaggctgatgatgatgatgatgatgatgactatagGTTACCCATCGTCTCCCACCCTCTTTTCCCCATTTACCTCTTTCTTCTCGTCTCAAAGGGGAGAGGGGCATTTCTTTCTCCCTACTTTTGCATCTGCCAACCGaggcaggtggcgttgcggacaCCGACGCCAAGGACGACGGCTCGAAACAGAGGAAAGGACTAAAgaaagctaacgctcttaagttaGTTAACGCTTCCTAACTTGGACGGCAGCAGTACAGAAAATTGGACGCGTCGGTTATCGATCATCATAGCGCCTgtgtcaccttttttttttgcgttcgttTCTGTTACGTCGCTCTATAGCATTATGGTAACCTCGAAATCACAGTGCTTTAGCTGCAAAATAAAGTTACAGATCTCATTTTTGTTAGCCTCGTCCCATTTATCATAGTTATTGCGTTTAAAAACGAGAAGCGTCCGGAATCCTTCGGTTTCCGGAGTTTCCAATTACCTCCATATTGGACTGGCTGTATAACGTTGTTGCTGGTTTTAGTATGACAATCTACTCAATCATTAAATCTATATTTACAGGCATGTTGTTCACTCTTCACTTTAAATTAGCACCCAAACAAAATTACATGTATTTACGCCAGAGATATTGAACTAACTCGTCACCCGCTGTATCAGGATGTCATCCACAGGTTCGCCAGGTTACGAAGAGAAATAAGCAGGAGGCAGTCTGATGAAGCTACTTTAAGTGTCTCGGTTCAAGCAGTAAGCAATTATTCACACTGCAGTGCTTCCGGCGCACCATCGCGGTTGGTTGGTTGAAAGTCAAACAAGGAACACGGCAATCAAACTAACCGTGTTACGTTCCcgcctcctttctttttctctgtcaaGATGAAATTAAATAAACTGTACAAATCTGTGGAGAGAAAACTGGAGAAAAAAGTGGTTGCAGATATCAATAACAAGGTCTGCGGTGATCTCGCGCATGACAAAACTTTATGTATTTCAGGCCGGCGTAAAGCTTATCGCGCTACTCTAAGAGAGCTTACTTTGCCTCATCTTTGGCTATGGTTTCGAAGATTGTAATGACAGCATATAAGAGATTATCGTATAGGGGTAAAAATGCTGGTACGCTGTTCGCCGGAGCGCCTCGATATTTCTTCGCTCCACTGATTTACTTCAGCGGTGAATTTTGTGTCGTACATATTGAAACCGTTTAAGTCACTTGCTTCCCAATATGGATGACTCCACTGCGTAATTCTCTCGGTAACCGCGCTAGTGGTACTTTTTTTTGCCTCTATAAACCTGGCAACGACACGACTTGTCATACGATGTATTTACACCACAGTTTCACCCTTTTTGATTACCTTATTGTTCGAAATCAAGCCGTTATCGCCAACTATTTTGGCTGGGCACGCGAGGTGGTGACCGAGTTCCTATCCATTGCGTCTCTTTGAGAACCGGCCAAGGAACGGTCTCTCAGTAGCCCCGTATAATCGCACACTTTCAGTACATCAAACGAAAACGCGCGTGCCTTTCTGAACCTAAAGTAAGAAGCAAAGATCCGGACTTGTGTCGACGAAGGACGTTTTAGTTTCTTTTTTGCCCAGCATTATTTGTCTCGGTTGATCTGCGATGGTATACATTAACTGAAAACAATATCAAAGGAAACCGGCGTTATTTTATTTAATTGTTTATTAATGTCCTTATTTTTAACTTCAAATTAGGAAAACTTGCACCGAAAAGGTATACACGCGCGTTCATCTTGAGGGAACTGGAGTGCTTTCCACCACTTTGCGAACCGAGCTCCTTTAGAGCGAGGCATAAGCGAAACACATGAAACAAACGGCACAGCAGGTAAGCTATTTCACTTTTCagttgccgcggtggctgagtggttatggcgctcggctgctggctcgaaagaggcgggttcgattccggccgcggcggtcgaatttcgatggaggtaaaatgctagaggcccgtgtactgtgcgatgtcagtgcacgttaaacgaccccagttggtcgaaatttccggagtaaTCTgcttacggcatccctcatagcctttgtcgctttggaacgttaaacccgcataaactaaactaactaaACTAAACTATTTTACCTTTCGCCCTCGCTGCAGCTCATATGGTCGCGGAGCCAGTACGTCGGCTGCGGCTTCGCGCTCGTCCAGTCCAGTGACGGTGTGACGCGCAACTTGTACGCGTGCAACTACGACGAGCCGGGCAACCACGTGGGCACGGCCGTCTACCAACTTGGTGACACGTGCTCGTCCTGTCCGGCCCGCACCACGTGCGTCGACGGGTTGGGCCTCTGCCGCTTCGATCACCTGACCACCAAAAAACCGGCCAGGGACCCGGAACCAGAGGGCGTGCCCAGTGGCGGCCGGGGAAACGCTGCTGTCCTTCGAACTCTGTTGCTCAGAATGCCGATGCACATTCTAGTCTCCGTCTCGCCCACGTTATTCATTGCGCGATAAGATGCAAGCTTTATGTTGATTACGCGGGCGCCAGCCCTGCTGCACGCCGGAAAATCTGGATGCATAATCATCAAATTTTTTTCGCTGATGATCTTTCATATTGCAGTGATTCTCCTTAAACTAAATGTTCGTAAACGCATACGCCTCCATTTATACAGGGCCGGTGAGAGCAGCTCGTTTTCTAGTACATTTTTAGAGCGCtgctcttaggcgcccgttcctggcttCCGCGTCGAAGTCGTCGGCGTAGTCCGCGTAACcggcgtaaccggttgtccaTCTAGCAGAGCGAAACTCTGCCTGGAAGTTGGCTATCACGGGAAggtcccggagggtggctagtaAAATCACTAGTGACTTTAGTGGTCAGCAGCAGcttaacacgccacctgtcagccGTGACGAGCTGCGCTTAAATTTTGCATTGCCGGTCATCTTAATCATcagtcaattttttttataaCCCTGTGCACATGTAGACGGGCTGACTGTCCGAGTGAAAAGCGTAACTCCACTCGCGTCCGTTGAGATAGAGCGTTTGTGGCGCCTTCGTCGCATGCGGCAGCCCGCATTCGTGGCCAGCTTTGGTGGCTTTCATGCATGGGTATAGAAACACCAGGCGGTGTAGTGCAGCAGTGCATCAGTTACGATCGCATTTCATTGTTCAACCGCAGTATTGcattttctttgttgttgttgttttttcctttttgcatGTCTGTGAGACTGCCTGCGTAGCAATAAATATGCAGAACGAAAGGCCCTATGTTGAAAATGGGGTACTGCGCTAAAACACACGTACAACAGAAGAAGCAGTGGACAGGACCGGAAGTGGAAGTGGACCAGAAGTGGAAGTgtcgtccgtgtttttttttcttctttttatcgcGGTACCTCCATTTTCAAGCTGAccatccaccaactagcccagcttgccGCACTACTACGAAAGGTCCTATCCAGGGACAAGGTACCCCGCTACAATTTCTTGATTATATTATCTATATATGGTTCCAATGTTTCCTTGATTTTTAAATCATTTGTTgctctttttttcactgcttccTAATCAATTCTCTTACATTTGCGACTCCATTTTTTCCATGATCCTGCTGCTGCATCATGCGAATGCAGGAGACACTGGTACACCCAGTGCTGCCATCCTCCTTTCACTATACGGACTCTAAGTTAGAACTCCTCCGGTTTCGTTCCTCGTCGCTGATTCCCCTTCAAGTCTGGTCTTCTCTGCAAGCACCATATCGTTGAGTTTTTAACCTTTCTCTGACCTCTTTCACTGTGACCACGGTTATACTTGTGATCCTCTCTTCAGGCAACTCACCAATCATTCGTCGCAAcccttttttctcctttttgacAACTTGACTACCTTCGTGCACAATGTCGTGATAATTCCTCGTGCTTTAAATATACTGATACCTCTCATCGCGCTCTTGCCTCCGGCTGCGTTACTGGACACCACTCTGCTGTTTCTCATGGTTTGCATATCTGTAGACTGCCTCCGGCTACATTTCCCTCCCTCGATCCTTTTTTCGACCATGATCGGCACGCGTGACATGGTCGGAATTTTTTCGCAGTAGAACATAACAAAGCCATTTTAAGGAATGCAGCCAATtgcgttttatttttatgaaTAACAGTCGACAAAGAGAAATGCGCTGACTGGCTAACGACGCAGTTCtttattttctgtattttttctctGCATTTTAGTGAAAGGGATGATACAACCATGGGTGCTATTACTCTAACTAGCTGTTCTGGTTCCACTGCAACCGATCCCTGATTTCCCTCTGTTATAGAGGTTTCGTACTGCCTCGATGTGAGCTTGTGCCTTTTAGGGGAAGTGGTATTGCGGTGGCTTCTGAATTTGGCCTTGACGGCCAGTGTTCCTTCCACGAATAAGGTTTTGCCACTCCTAACTGCTGTTCGACCTCCTCCCAGTGCACTAGACCAGCACGACAACGAAAAAGCTTGTTTAAACCTTCGTTATTTGGTAATAGAAGAGAGTACAAGGATAACTTCATTCATTAGTTTCAAAAAGAATGAAAGGAACGGAACCTGAGGTCGAGCCTATGTGATGAGAAGACGTTGCATCGTTAAGACCTCCGCGGCTCACTCGAGGACCCGGCATTGCACAGCCAGGTCCCAGGTGAATAGCGTGACCTCCCACAGCTCAAAAGTACTCAGTTGCAGGATGTCTCGGCGAGCCCATGAGTCATAGGATGTGGGCTCTATGGTTGCGTTGACTACAGAAGGCGCTGTCGAGGTATAGATAAAATGCGCACGACGAAATGAGGGCAGTAAATGTTCTTTTTCCGGATCTTTATGCAAAGGTACTTTACTCAAGCGCCACCTCGCA
Protein-coding sequences here:
- the LOC144118930 gene encoding venom allergen 3-like, producing the protein MGRCLHERLILLLVAATQKSPGVSAKRASERRADVVVGWLHPPPQFVVPCTIQQSGFDKDQQDAIVKAHNEYRSLVAKGMLENFQPAADMCEIIWDQDLAEVAQSYVEQCAPRTEAPQARDFIEQGQNLCVETLPTSANETGIEGCIANWFQEYTDCPEGIIQSFRNVTGLEEASCEHFTQLIWSRSQYVGCGFALVQSSDGVTRNLYACNYDEPGNHVGTAVYQLGDTCSSCPARTTCVDGLGLCRFDHLTTKKPARDPEPEGVPSGGRGNAAVLRTLLLRMPMHILVSVSPTLFIAR